In Kineococcus mangrovi, the following are encoded in one genomic region:
- the hisF gene encoding imidazole glycerol phosphate synthase subunit HisF, with translation MSVAVRVIPCLDVDAGRVVKGVNFTDLRDAGDPVELARRYDEQGADELTFLDVTASSGSRETTYDVVRRTAEQVFIPLTVGGGVRAVADVEKLLRAGADKVGVNTAAIARPELITEIAERFGAQVLVLSVDARRTSPGEPATASGYEVTTHGGRRGTGLDAVEWAARAAELGAGEILLNSMDADGTEQGFDLQMLTEVRARVTVPLVASGGAGAVEHFPPAVAAGADAVLAASVFHFGRLTVGDVKDALRADGAPVR, from the coding sequence CCGCGTCGTCAAGGGCGTCAACTTCACCGACCTGCGCGACGCGGGCGACCCGGTGGAGCTCGCCCGCCGCTACGACGAGCAGGGTGCCGACGAGCTGACCTTCCTCGACGTCACCGCCTCCTCCGGCTCGCGGGAGACGACGTACGACGTCGTCCGGCGCACCGCCGAGCAGGTCTTCATCCCCCTCACCGTCGGCGGTGGCGTCCGCGCCGTCGCCGACGTCGAGAAGCTGCTGCGCGCCGGCGCCGACAAGGTCGGCGTCAACACCGCGGCCATCGCCCGGCCCGAGCTCATCACCGAGATCGCCGAGCGCTTCGGCGCCCAGGTGCTCGTCCTGTCCGTCGACGCCCGCCGCACCTCGCCGGGGGAGCCGGCCACCGCGTCCGGCTACGAGGTCACCACCCACGGCGGCCGCCGCGGCACCGGCCTGGACGCGGTCGAGTGGGCCGCCCGCGCCGCCGAGCTCGGTGCGGGGGAGATCCTGCTGAACTCCATGGACGCCGACGGCACCGAGCAGGGCTTCGACCTCCAGATGCTCACCGAGGTCCGCGCCCGCGTCACCGTCCCGCTCGTGGCCAGCGGCGGGGCCGGCGCGGTGGAGCACTTCCCGCCCGCCGTCGCCGCCGGCGCCGACGCCGTCCTGGCCGCCAGCGTCTTCCACTTCGGCCGGCTGACCGTCGGGGACGTCAAGGACGCCCTGCGCGCGGACGGCGCCCCCGTCCGCTGA
- a CDS encoding TIGR03085 family metal-binding protein yields MSLPSRHPSDARRERDGLCETALRVGPEAPTLCAGWDVRDLLVHLAVRDNRPDAALGEALAPLRPHRDKVVSELASQPFDELVERVRSGPHGPLRVRALDGLVNTAEFFVHHEDVLRAQPGWGPRELPRAQEDALWRTARVLGRVAYRRCPVGVVLVTPTGPRAVVRSGAESVAVTGPVAELLLHAFGRRTRALVHVEGTPGAVARFRSTHPGAVGE; encoded by the coding sequence ATGTCCCTCCCCTCCCGGCACCCCAGCGACGCCCGACGTGAACGGGACGGGCTGTGCGAGACCGCGTTGCGCGTCGGTCCGGAGGCACCGACGTTGTGCGCGGGCTGGGACGTGCGGGACCTGCTGGTGCACCTGGCGGTGCGCGACAACCGACCCGACGCGGCCCTCGGCGAGGCGCTGGCGCCGTTGCGCCCGCACCGCGACAAGGTGGTCTCCGAGCTGGCGTCCCAGCCGTTCGACGAGCTCGTCGAGCGGGTGCGCAGCGGTCCCCACGGGCCGCTGCGGGTGCGGGCCCTGGACGGTCTGGTGAACACCGCGGAGTTCTTCGTGCACCACGAGGACGTCCTGCGCGCCCAGCCCGGCTGGGGGCCGCGGGAGCTGCCGCGGGCGCAGGAGGACGCGCTGTGGCGCACCGCGCGGGTCCTGGGGCGGGTGGCCTACCGCCGCTGCCCCGTGGGCGTGGTGCTGGTGACGCCGACCGGCCCGCGGGCGGTGGTGCGCTCGGGCGCGGAGTCGGTCGCGGTCACCGGCCCGGTCGCCGAGCTGCTGCTGCACGCCTTCGGGCGGCGCACGCGCGCGCTGGTGCACGTGGAGGGGACCCCGGGAGCCGTCGCCCGGTTCCGCTCGACCCACCCGGGTGCGGTGGGCGAGTAG
- the hisI gene encoding phosphoribosyl-AMP cyclohydrolase, translated as MSSPELDPRTAALLKRDPAGLVCAVVQQHDTHEVLMVAWMNDEALARTLATGRATYWSRSRGQLWRKGDTSGHVQHVRKVSLDCDGDALLLEVDQVGAACHTGDRTCFEATTLPLATPTA; from the coding sequence GTGTCGTCGCCCGAGCTCGATCCCCGCACCGCCGCCCTCCTCAAGCGTGACCCCGCCGGACTCGTCTGCGCCGTCGTCCAGCAGCACGACACGCACGAGGTCCTCATGGTGGCGTGGATGAACGACGAGGCCCTCGCCCGGACCCTGGCCACCGGCCGCGCCACCTACTGGTCGCGCAGCCGCGGGCAGCTGTGGCGCAAGGGCGACACCTCCGGGCACGTCCAGCACGTGCGCAAGGTCTCCCTCGACTGCGACGGCGACGCCCTGCTGCTCGAGGTCGACCAGGTCGGCGCCGCCTGCCACACCGGCGACCGCACCTGCTTCGAGGCCACCACCCTGCCCCTCGCCACCCCCACCGCGTGA
- a CDS encoding Trp biosynthesis-associated membrane protein — MSTPLSAQRPSRRGPLLLLAALGAVAALGAGAPTWVSGRAATATGTAAVLAAGRDAAPVATALALVSLAAVVASTLGRRAARLVAALVLVAGGAGVLAASTGPVRDPAAALAAPARAASGTTEARVQAGVDVAPWPVVSAVGGGLVALAGGGLVLGARRREAPRTAGRYDRDARPGSGAPAPARQDPAAAWDALSHDEDPTR; from the coding sequence GTGAGCACCCCGCTGTCCGCCCAGCGCCCCTCCCGCCGCGGCCCGCTGCTGCTGCTCGCCGCCCTCGGCGCCGTCGCCGCCCTCGGGGCGGGGGCACCGACCTGGGTCAGCGGCCGGGCCGCCACCGCGACCGGGACCGCGGCCGTGCTCGCGGCCGGCCGCGACGCCGCACCCGTGGCCACGGCCCTCGCCCTCGTCAGCCTGGCCGCCGTCGTCGCCTCCACCCTGGGACGGCGCGCGGCGCGCCTGGTCGCCGCGCTCGTCCTCGTCGCCGGCGGGGCCGGGGTCCTCGCCGCCAGCACGGGCCCCGTGCGCGACCCCGCCGCCGCGCTCGCGGCCCCGGCCCGCGCGGCCAGCGGCACGACCGAGGCCCGCGTCCAGGCGGGGGTCGACGTCGCCCCCTGGCCGGTGGTCTCCGCCGTGGGCGGCGGGCTCGTGGCGCTGGCCGGCGGCGGGCTCGTGCTCGGCGCGCGCCGGCGCGAGGCGCCGCGGACCGCGGGCCGCTACGACCGCGACGCCCGTCCCGGCTCCGGTGCGCCCGCCCCGGCGCGACAGGACCCGGCCGCGGCGTGGGACGCGCTGTCGCACGACGAGGACCCGACCCGCTGA
- a CDS encoding HGxxPAAW family protein produces MSTEHNDASPGDTAGAVREADIIDEHGHGHSIAAWAGVGVCLLGFLILCLAIVFPSLVWGIVGSVVILASLVVAGALAKAGYGVKGADGKPVGLGRPRR; encoded by the coding sequence GTGAGCACCGAGCACAACGACGCGTCCCCCGGGGACACCGCCGGCGCCGTCCGCGAGGCGGACATCATCGACGAGCACGGTCACGGCCACAGCATCGCGGCCTGGGCCGGGGTCGGCGTGTGCCTGCTCGGGTTCCTCATCCTCTGCCTGGCCATCGTCTTCCCGAGCCTGGTCTGGGGGATCGTCGGCAGCGTCGTCATCCTCGCCTCCCTCGTGGTCGCCGGCGCGCTCGCCAAGGCCGGCTACGGCGTCAAGGGCGCCGACGGCAAGCCCGTCGGCCTGGGCCGTCCCCGCCGCTGA
- the trpC gene encoding indole-3-glycerol phosphate synthase TrpC — MTVLDDILAGVREDLAARKALTPLEELKQRAHRQVPAKDAHALLKPRDSEQRGVKVIAEVKRKSPSKGALAAIPDPADLAAQYEAGGASVISVLTEQRRFGGSLDDLRAVRCAVDVPVLRKDFVVESYQLWEARAWGADVVLLIVAALEQEALVSLVERTHSLGMTALVEVHTAEEVARALDAGARVVGVNNRDLKTLRVDNGTFADLAPLIPDGTVKVAESGVSGPRDVVEFARAGADAVLVGETLVRGEDPRRAVADLVAAGAHPAVQAVRP, encoded by the coding sequence GTGACAGTCCTCGACGACATCCTGGCCGGCGTCCGCGAGGACCTGGCGGCGCGCAAGGCGCTCACCCCGCTGGAGGAGCTGAAGCAGCGCGCGCACCGCCAGGTGCCCGCCAAGGACGCCCACGCCCTGCTGAAGCCCCGCGACTCCGAGCAGCGCGGGGTCAAGGTCATCGCGGAGGTCAAGCGCAAGAGCCCGTCCAAGGGGGCCCTGGCGGCCATCCCGGACCCGGCCGACCTCGCGGCGCAGTACGAGGCCGGCGGGGCCAGCGTCATCAGCGTGCTCACCGAGCAGCGCCGCTTCGGCGGCAGCCTGGACGACCTGCGGGCCGTCCGCTGCGCCGTCGACGTCCCCGTGCTGCGCAAGGACTTCGTCGTCGAGTCGTACCAGCTGTGGGAAGCCCGCGCCTGGGGGGCCGACGTCGTCCTCCTCATCGTCGCCGCCCTCGAGCAGGAGGCCCTCGTGTCGCTCGTCGAACGCACCCACTCCCTGGGGATGACCGCCCTCGTGGAGGTCCACACCGCCGAGGAGGTCGCGCGCGCCCTGGACGCCGGCGCCCGCGTGGTCGGGGTGAACAACCGCGACCTCAAGACCCTCCGGGTCGACAACGGCACCTTCGCCGACCTCGCCCCGCTCATCCCCGACGGCACGGTCAAGGTCGCCGAGTCCGGCGTCTCCGGTCCGCGCGACGTCGTCGAGTTCGCCCGCGCCGGCGCCGACGCCGTCCTGGTGGGGGAGACGCTCGTCAGGGGCGAGGACCCGCGCCGCGCCGTGGCCGACCTCGTGGCCGCGGGTGCGCACCCGGCCGTGCAGGCGGTGCGCCCGTGA